From the bacterium genome, one window contains:
- a CDS encoding AAA family ATPase — protein sequence MYLEYYKLKEPPFNITPDPHYLFMSRQHREAYNHVMYGIRGRKGFIQLTGEVGSGKTTLCRAVLAELGQNVQTALILNPCLTETQLIRAILQDFGLKTAGKDMLKLIETLNTFLLKKMEAKENVALLIDESQILSSKLLEQIRLLSNLETTHQKLIQIVLIGQPELGDKLNDPALRQLRQRITVRYHLGPLDEAEIGSYIAHRLSTAGGDGRLFFDTKALHLVYRYSEGIPRLINAVCDNALLAGYVAGAWCIDRNCLKRAIGQLEGSHK from the coding sequence ATGTATCTTGAATACTATAAATTGAAGGAACCGCCGTTTAATATCACGCCGGATCCACACTATTTGTTTATGTCCCGGCAACACCGCGAGGCCTACAACCACGTCATGTATGGGATCCGCGGACGTAAGGGCTTTATCCAACTTACAGGTGAGGTTGGTTCCGGAAAAACCACTCTCTGCCGCGCCGTCCTCGCGGAACTCGGCCAGAATGTCCAAACCGCCCTCATTCTCAACCCCTGTCTCACTGAAACCCAACTCATCCGGGCGATCCTTCAGGATTTCGGCTTGAAGACTGCCGGTAAGGACATGTTAAAGTTGATCGAAACCCTCAATACCTTCCTGCTGAAAAAAATGGAAGCCAAGGAAAATGTGGCGCTCCTGATTGATGAGTCTCAGATCCTTTCGTCTAAACTGCTGGAGCAAATCCGACTGCTCTCAAATCTGGAAACAACCCACCAGAAATTGATCCAGATTGTACTCATCGGTCAGCCGGAATTGGGGGATAAGCTTAATGATCCGGCCCTCCGTCAGCTTCGGCAGCGTATCACCGTGCGCTATCACCTCGGTCCCCTGGACGAGGCCGAGATCGGTAGTTATATTGCCCACCGGCTATCAACCGCCGGGGGAGATGGTCGATTATTTTTCGATACCAAGGCCCTCCATCTCGTTTATCGTTACTCTGAGGGAATCCCCCGCCTGATCAATGCCGTCTGCGATAATGCCCTGCTCGCAGGCTATGTTGCAGGCGCTTGGTGCATTGACAGGAACTGCCTGAAACGAGCCATTGGTCAGCTTGAAGGATCTCACAAATAG
- a CDS encoding helix-turn-helix transcriptional regulator, translating to MSTNTVGGKIAEARARVTPYLSQQELAKRLKDAGIDISTAGVAEIEAGKRSLNYYQVTVLASILNTTVHQLHS from the coding sequence ATGTCTACAAATACAGTCGGGGGAAAAATAGCGGAAGCCAGAGCAAGGGTAACTCCATACCTATCCCAGCAGGAACTTGCCAAACGGCTCAAGGATGCTGGGATTGACATCAGCACTGCGGGAGTTGCTGAAATTGAGGCTGGAAAACGTTCCTTGAATTACTATCAAGTAACGGTGCTGGCCTCTATATTGAATACCACTGTCCATCAGCTTCATTCCTGA
- a CDS encoding helix-turn-helix transcriptional regulator, with protein sequence MNNIKAHKKIGEWLKQKREQAGLSKAELAKLSGHHKSFVGRYEAGQRLDIIQFTKIALALNAKPCEVIESCIEVSRK encoded by the coding sequence GTGAACAATATAAAAGCCCACAAGAAGATCGGTGAATGGCTCAAGCAGAAAAGAGAGCAGGCGGGACTTTCAAAGGCTGAACTGGCGAAACTGTCAGGTCATCACAAATCATTTGTCGGACGATACGAGGCTGGGCAGAGGCTGGATATCATTCAGTTTACGAAAATCGCCTTAGCCCTGAATGCAAAGCCCTGTGAGGTGATTGAGTCATGTATTGAGGTCAGCAGGAAGTAG
- a CDS encoding helix-turn-helix transcriptional regulator — MTESIHSPEYRHVLAKLIDMRTEAGMTQRDLAKVLERENSFVWRIETGKRRLDVVEFYWVCKALGKNAAVVYRGIIQEITAMTSPVSVSQKKVKSGVSRKNLRRKQ; from the coding sequence ATGACTGAATCAATCCATAGTCCTGAATATAGACACGTTCTTGCGAAGCTTATTGACATGCGGACAGAGGCCGGAATGACGCAACGTGATCTCGCCAAAGTACTGGAACGGGAGAATTCGTTTGTCTGGCGGATTGAAACAGGCAAGCGACGACTGGATGTGGTTGAGTTTTACTGGGTGTGTAAGGCTCTTGGGAAGAATGCGGCGGTTGTATATCGGGGGATAATCCAAGAGATCACCGCAATGACAAGTCCCGTATCAGTGAGCCAGAAGAAGGTGAAATCTGGCGTATCCCGTAAGAATCTCCGCAGGAAACAGTAA
- a CDS encoding response regulator, with amino-acid sequence MKIVLVDDDPTVLTMLSKILQRKGHEVLTYSNPLECPVYASALGSCTLEDNCPDIIISDVDMPKVNGLKFIEAICKKGCRCKKLALISGKGLDRADLDRMANYGISFFTKPLNFNEFNAWMMGADRLLA; translated from the coding sequence ATGAAAATTGTTTTAGTAGATGATGATCCAACAGTATTAACAATGTTGAGTAAGATTCTTCAACGCAAAGGGCATGAAGTCTTAACCTACAGTAATCCGCTTGAATGTCCTGTGTATGCATCGGCGTTAGGCTCCTGCACCCTTGAAGACAATTGCCCCGACATTATTATTTCAGATGTTGATATGCCCAAAGTGAACGGGTTGAAGTTTATTGAGGCGATTTGCAAAAAGGGGTGTAGGTGCAAAAAATTAGCCCTGATCTCCGGCAAAGGACTGGATCGTGCGGATTTGGATCGAATGGCCAATTATGGAATAAGCTTTTTTACAAAACCCCTCAACTTCAATGAGTTTAATGCATGGATGATGGGGGCAGATCGACTTCTCGCTTGA
- a CDS encoding putative toxin-antitoxin system toxin component, PIN family has translation MKRDRVVLDTNVLISAVLFNGPPRAILELVIGGSVYCSLSLAILDELRDVLERPKFRFSPEQAFQIIEELHAVCDIVNPAVRVNVVTADPNDNIILECALESKADIIVSGDRHLLDVSAFKGIQIVSPSDYIKTIKEHMTVPTRKSKVRLRLP, from the coding sequence ATGAAACGGGACAGGGTTGTTCTGGACACCAATGTCCTGATATCCGCAGTCCTTTTCAATGGTCCCCCTCGTGCAATTCTTGAACTTGTCATCGGCGGTTCGGTTTATTGCTCTCTGTCCTTGGCCATTTTGGACGAACTCCGTGACGTTCTTGAACGACCCAAGTTCCGATTTTCTCCGGAACAAGCATTTCAGATTATTGAGGAATTGCATGCAGTCTGTGACATTGTCAATCCGGCCGTTCGGGTTAATGTTGTCACCGCAGATCCTAACGACAACATCATCTTGGAGTGTGCCTTGGAATCAAAGGCCGACATTATCGTTTCAGGGGATCGACATCTGTTGGATGTATCAGCGTTCAAGGGAATTCAGATTGTTTCTCCATCCGACTATATAAAGACGATCAAGGAACACATGACTGTGCCAACCAGAAAATCCAAGGTACGATTGCGCCTCCCGTGA
- a CDS encoding ribbon-helix-helix domain-containing protein — protein MQTTTVNISFQGSLLSEIDRLAQAESRSRSELLREAARLYIDRKRRWDKLFAYGKSVVARGQLTEADVDAEIHTHRQQKASTR, from the coding sequence ATGCAAACAACCACGGTAAATATTTCCTTTCAGGGGAGTCTGTTGTCCGAGATTGACCGGCTCGCGCAGGCCGAATCAAGGTCTAGATCTGAACTGCTAAGGGAAGCGGCCCGGCTGTACATCGACCGTAAGCGGCGTTGGGATAAGCTTTTTGCCTACGGCAAAAGCGTTGTCGCGCGAGGACAACTCACAGAGGCGGATGTCGATGCAGAGATTCACACCCATCGGCAGCAAAAGGCCTCAACACGATGA
- a CDS encoding DUF433 domain-containing protein, translating to MTINQFIESDPRRCNGKPTVAGTRIPVMADDDQILAMAIGTSS from the coding sequence ATGACAATCAATCAATTCATCGAGAGCGATCCAAGGCGTTGCAACGGGAAGCCCACAGTGGCAGGAACCCGAATTCCCGTCATGGCGGATGACGATCAGATCCTCGCAATGGCCATTGGAACTTCATCCTGA
- a CDS encoding response regulator has protein sequence MKTLKAMVIDDDPGVLHYLRYILERRGYEVLAFEDSSKSPLHKRGGRPCQMHDSECPDLIITDLIMPRVNGVDLLESVVKKGCRCRHLALVSGTAITEKDSRRMAKYGARFFSKPLDLSDFYNWLEMVEKEIAGRPSV, from the coding sequence ATGAAAACTCTGAAAGCCATGGTTATTGATGATGATCCTGGTGTATTGCACTATTTGCGGTACATTTTGGAGCGTAGAGGGTATGAGGTGCTCGCCTTTGAAGATTCCTCAAAGTCTCCTCTGCATAAGCGTGGTGGGCGTCCTTGTCAGATGCATGATTCTGAATGTCCTGATCTGATTATTACTGACCTAATAATGCCCCGGGTGAATGGGGTGGATTTATTGGAGTCCGTTGTGAAAAAAGGATGTCGCTGTCGTCATCTCGCCTTGGTTTCTGGAACTGCGATCACTGAAAAGGATTCGAGGCGGATGGCGAAATATGGGGCGCGTTTTTTTTCAAAGCCTCTTGATCTTAGTGATTTTTATAACTGGCTTGAGATGGTTGAGAAAGAGATTGCTGGACGCCCTTCTGTTTAA
- a CDS encoding tRNA-dihydrouridine synthase family protein produces the protein MSLLPAANCPLLTGNCPLPTILLLAPIRGVTDVVYRNAFATCFGGLDGALAPFLQLRQGHPLRPAELQQVAVENNNALRTIPQVLTNHPQTFSAAIRELGAAGHEEVNWNLGCPYPTVVGRGRGAGLLPDAKRIEAILNEVMNEASVRLSVKLRLGYHDPDEFEAILEVLNRYPLADVILHARTADQMYDGEVDLARAGRALALCRHPFIYNGDITSVEGLLELGRKLPGTKAWMIGRGALRNPFLPIQMKGAPLPSSDVRREKLIKFHGLLFEGYSQWVSGPQHRFDKMLEQWEYLSQVFLDPKGIYSRIRGSNPASYLAAVEWSFRQSLSC, from the coding sequence ATGAGTTTACTGCCCGCTGCCAACTGCCCACTACTTACTGGCAACTGTCCGCTGCCCACTATTTTGCTCCTCGCTCCGATCCGTGGTGTGACAGATGTTGTCTATCGAAATGCTTTTGCCACATGTTTTGGAGGCCTTGATGGTGCTTTGGCCCCTTTTCTGCAACTTCGTCAGGGACACCCTCTTCGTCCAGCTGAACTTCAGCAAGTGGCCGTGGAGAATAATAACGCATTGCGCACGATTCCTCAGGTTCTGACGAATCATCCCCAAACCTTCTCCGCAGCGATACGGGAGTTAGGCGCGGCAGGTCATGAAGAGGTGAATTGGAATCTGGGGTGTCCCTATCCGACTGTAGTAGGGCGTGGGCGTGGGGCCGGTTTGCTCCCTGACGCGAAGCGTATAGAGGCCATTCTGAATGAAGTCATGAATGAAGCGTCCGTACGGCTTTCTGTTAAACTGCGATTGGGGTATCACGATCCGGACGAATTTGAGGCCATTCTGGAGGTACTGAACCGGTATCCTCTGGCTGATGTGATCCTGCATGCACGAACGGCTGATCAGATGTACGACGGAGAAGTGGATCTTGCGCGGGCCGGACGCGCGCTGGCCCTGTGTCGGCATCCGTTTATTTACAATGGGGATATTACCAGTGTGGAAGGGCTTCTTGAACTGGGGCGAAAACTTCCCGGGACAAAGGCCTGGATGATTGGGAGAGGCGCGTTAAGAAATCCATTTCTGCCTATTCAGATGAAGGGAGCCCCCTTGCCGTCGTCTGATGTCCGTCGCGAGAAGCTTATCAAGTTTCATGGCCTATTGTTCGAAGGCTATAGTCAGTGGGTAAGTGGTCCGCAACACAGATTCGATAAAATGCTGGAGCAATGGGAATATTTATCGCAGGTATTTTTGGATCCAAAGGGGATCTATTCCCGTATTCGGGGCAGTAATCCCGCGAGTTATCTGGCGGCGGTGGAATGGTCCTTCAGGCAGAGTCTATCTTGCTGA
- a CDS encoding toprim domain-containing protein gives MSAVKKHNYDESKIKTLSSLDHIRKRTGMYIGRVGDGSHYDDGIYVLVKEVMDNAIDEFIMGYGERVVVAVEGARVTVRDYGRGIPLGKVVDCVSRINTGAKYNDDVFQFSVGLNGVGTKAVNALSVAFRVCSHRGGEFASAEFKRGKMINESKGKTDEPDGTLVVFEPDPEIFGKVVFLPEHLKRRIQLYTYLNARLKIELNGSVFVSKEGLKDLVEAEVGDEALYPILHYRSKTLELAFTHTNRFEEVFLSFVNGQYTSDGGTHLSAFREGLVKAFNEYSKGKFEGDDVREGMAGTMAIRLKDPVFESQTKNKLGNTEIRSDLVQQVRDVVVDLLHRDPKSAEKAILKIEETVKLRKELQSIKKMARERSRATSIRVPQLKDCKIHFDKSTGAGEGTMLFITEGQSAAGSITSCRDVSNQAVFTLRGKPLNTCELNRDVMYKNEELYNLMRSLDVEESPERIRYNKVILATDADVDGLHIRNLLLTFFLRFFEPIVHGCHVYILETPLFRVRNAKRTVYCYSEQERDTMVKDIGRGAEVTRFKGLGEISPGEFKQFIGPDMRLTPVLVENRHSIPAILSFYMGRNTPERRQYIMDNLVVEATP, from the coding sequence ATGAGTGCTGTCAAAAAACATAACTATGATGAGAGCAAGATCAAAACGCTCTCTTCGCTGGATCATATCCGCAAGCGGACCGGCATGTATATTGGCCGCGTGGGGGATGGATCCCATTATGATGACGGTATTTACGTGCTGGTCAAGGAAGTGATGGATAATGCGATTGATGAATTCATCATGGGTTATGGGGAGCGTGTGGTGGTGGCCGTGGAGGGGGCCCGGGTAACAGTCCGGGATTACGGGCGCGGCATTCCGCTTGGGAAAGTGGTGGATTGTGTGTCGCGGATCAATACCGGGGCCAAGTACAATGACGATGTTTTTCAATTCAGTGTGGGCTTGAATGGAGTTGGCACCAAGGCGGTCAACGCGCTTTCTGTGGCGTTCAGGGTGTGCAGTCATCGTGGCGGGGAGTTCGCTTCCGCTGAATTCAAGCGTGGGAAGATGATAAATGAATCCAAAGGGAAGACGGATGAACCGGATGGTACGCTGGTGGTCTTCGAGCCGGATCCGGAAATTTTCGGCAAGGTAGTATTCCTTCCTGAACATCTTAAGCGCCGGATCCAACTCTATACCTATCTGAATGCCCGACTGAAGATCGAATTGAACGGGTCAGTTTTCGTCTCAAAGGAAGGGCTTAAGGATCTTGTGGAGGCGGAAGTGGGGGATGAGGCCCTTTATCCCATTTTGCATTATCGTTCTAAAACTTTGGAGTTGGCCTTTACGCACACCAACCGGTTTGAGGAAGTCTTCCTGTCGTTTGTGAACGGACAATACACCAGTGATGGCGGCACGCATTTGAGTGCCTTCCGGGAGGGGCTGGTTAAAGCGTTTAATGAATATTCCAAAGGCAAGTTTGAGGGGGATGATGTTCGTGAGGGGATGGCTGGCACAATGGCTATCCGTCTGAAGGATCCGGTTTTCGAGTCGCAGACCAAAAACAAACTGGGCAATACTGAAATCCGGAGCGATCTGGTTCAGCAGGTTCGTGATGTTGTGGTGGATTTGCTGCATCGCGATCCGAAGTCTGCCGAAAAGGCGATCCTGAAGATTGAAGAGACGGTCAAGTTGCGCAAAGAACTGCAGTCCATCAAGAAGATGGCGCGCGAGCGTTCCCGCGCCACCTCCATCCGTGTTCCCCAGCTGAAGGATTGTAAGATTCATTTCGACAAGAGTACCGGGGCCGGTGAAGGGACAATGTTGTTCATTACCGAGGGACAATCGGCGGCGGGATCGATCACGAGTTGTCGGGATGTATCCAATCAGGCGGTGTTTACCCTGCGAGGGAAGCCGCTCAATACCTGTGAGCTGAATCGTGATGTGATGTATAAAAACGAAGAACTCTACAACCTCATGCGCAGTTTGGATGTTGAGGAGTCGCCCGAACGAATCCGTTACAACAAGGTGATTCTGGCAACTGATGCTGATGTCGATGGGCTTCATATCCGTAACCTGCTTTTGACGTTTTTCCTGCGATTCTTTGAGCCGATCGTGCATGGCTGTCATGTCTATATCTTGGAGACGCCTTTGTTCCGGGTGCGCAATGCCAAGCGTACGGTGTACTGCTATTCCGAACAGGAGCGCGACACGATGGTGAAAGACATCGGGCGTGGAGCGGAGGTGACCCGGTTCAAGGGTTTAGGTGAGATCTCTCCCGGTGAGTTCAAGCAGTTTATCGGTCCCGACATGCGGCTGACACCGGTCCTGGTGGAAAACCGGCATAGTATTCCCGCGATTCTGAGTTTCTATATGGGGCGGAACACTCCTGAGCGCCGGCAATATATCATGGACAACCTGGTAGTGGAGGCAACTCCGTGA
- a CDS encoding DNA topoisomerase IV subunit A has protein sequence MSDQQELFGDEEIVAPVPSGTLGETKGRTVIRDITAVEDGPLKRLINENFLNYASYVIRDRAIPDIEDGLKPVQRRILHSLIENDDGKFIKVANIVGYTMQFHPHGDASIADALVTLANKLYLIEGQGNFGNMYTGDPAAASRYIECRLTALARDEIFDADLTDYIPSYDGRKEEPVTLPARIPLLLLLGAEGIAVGLSTRILTHNFNELLEAQVAILQKRSFEVYPDFLQGGLMDVSGYDKGKGYVRVRATIEIRDAQTLVVRSVPFGTNTDSLIASIEEAARKGKVKLRSISDYTAGAVEVEIQLQPEEEAARAVETLYAFTQCEVQVASRIMVICGGRPTEMDVEQVLQYNTDRLLELLKRRLKVQQKRLTEELHRKTLIQIFVQNRVYTPIESCQSHEEVEHVVRTGLVPFLSQLQREITHGDIELLLGIPIRRISLFDVAKNQQEMESIRTELAESRENMANLVGYAVRYLRQLQKKYGSHFPRRTQMKRFQAVEVRELTASELTINMDKAKGYLGYKIVGAVLFECSSLDKLLLVWKDGRYKAVPPPDKLFVDTGLIHSAILDRERILTVVYNEDGFTRIKRFASTLVTNREYRCIPRGAHILFFSDQEVPVLYVQYDVPETTAIRQQEFETASLPVAGRDGKAALMSSKKIATIGATKPKKWDDALTGPKGQYMSFG, from the coding sequence GTGAGTGATCAACAGGAATTATTTGGTGATGAGGAGATAGTGGCGCCAGTCCCATCCGGGACACTGGGCGAGACAAAAGGCCGTACCGTCATTCGTGATATTACTGCCGTCGAAGATGGGCCCCTCAAGCGGCTGATTAACGAAAACTTTTTGAATTATGCCTCCTATGTCATCAGGGATCGCGCCATTCCTGATATCGAAGATGGGTTAAAGCCAGTTCAGCGGCGTATTCTGCATTCGTTGATCGAAAACGATGACGGGAAGTTCATCAAGGTAGCCAACATAGTCGGGTATACCATGCAATTTCATCCCCACGGGGACGCCTCGATCGCAGACGCATTGGTGACGCTGGCCAACAAGCTGTATTTAATTGAGGGGCAGGGAAATTTCGGGAATATGTATACCGGTGATCCGGCAGCCGCCTCCCGCTATATTGAGTGTCGCCTGACCGCGCTTGCCCGGGATGAGATTTTTGACGCCGATTTGACGGACTACATTCCTTCCTACGATGGGCGCAAAGAAGAGCCGGTGACGTTGCCAGCCCGAATTCCCTTGCTGCTGCTTCTGGGTGCGGAAGGGATTGCCGTGGGGTTATCCACACGTATTCTAACGCACAACTTCAACGAACTCCTGGAAGCTCAGGTGGCGATTCTACAGAAGCGGTCCTTTGAGGTATATCCGGATTTTCTGCAGGGCGGCTTGATGGATGTGTCCGGTTATGACAAGGGCAAGGGGTATGTCCGTGTCAGGGCGACCATTGAAATTCGCGATGCCCAAACCCTTGTGGTGCGCTCGGTTCCGTTTGGGACCAACACCGACTCCCTGATAGCCTCCATTGAAGAGGCCGCCCGTAAGGGGAAGGTCAAGCTGCGCAGTATCAGTGATTATACGGCGGGCGCGGTTGAGGTAGAAATCCAGTTGCAGCCTGAAGAGGAGGCTGCTCGGGCCGTTGAGACCCTCTATGCATTTACCCAGTGTGAAGTCCAGGTGGCCAGTCGCATTATGGTTATCTGTGGTGGTCGGCCCACCGAAATGGACGTGGAGCAAGTACTCCAGTACAACACGGATCGGTTGCTGGAGTTGCTCAAGCGCCGGCTGAAGGTGCAGCAGAAAAGGTTGACGGAGGAGTTGCACCGCAAGACGCTGATCCAGATTTTTGTTCAAAATCGGGTTTATACGCCCATTGAGTCATGTCAAAGCCATGAGGAAGTGGAGCACGTGGTGAGAACCGGGCTGGTTCCGTTTCTGTCTCAGTTACAGCGTGAAATCACGCATGGTGATATTGAACTGTTGTTAGGCATTCCGATCCGGCGCATATCCCTGTTTGACGTAGCCAAGAATCAGCAGGAGATGGAGTCGATACGTACGGAGTTGGCTGAGTCACGGGAGAATATGGCAAATCTGGTGGGGTATGCCGTGCGTTATTTGCGGCAGCTCCAGAAAAAATATGGTTCACACTTTCCTCGACGGACCCAGATGAAGCGATTCCAAGCGGTCGAGGTTCGTGAACTGACGGCCTCAGAATTGACCATTAATATGGATAAGGCCAAAGGCTATCTGGGCTATAAGATTGTTGGTGCAGTGCTGTTTGAGTGTTCCTCGCTCGATAAGTTGTTATTGGTGTGGAAAGATGGCCGGTATAAGGCTGTGCCGCCACCCGATAAGTTGTTTGTGGATACCGGGCTGATACACAGCGCCATTCTCGATCGGGAGCGGATACTCACGGTGGTCTACAACGAAGACGGCTTCACCCGCATCAAGCGGTTTGCCAGCACCCTTGTGACAAACCGGGAATACCGTTGCATCCCGCGAGGAGCGCATATTCTTTTCTTTTCTGACCAGGAGGTTCCCGTCCTCTACGTTCAATACGATGTGCCTGAAACGACAGCAATCCGTCAGCAGGAATTTGAAACGGCCTCGCTCCCCGTTGCAGGAAGAGATGGCAAGGCCGCGTTGATGTCCTCCAAAAAGATTGCGACCATTGGTGCCACAAAGCCGAAGAAGTGGGATGATGCGCTGACGGGGCCCAAGGGTCAGTACATGAGTTTCGGGTGA
- a CDS encoding acyltransferase, producing the protein MSEQHEILDIQQQLVKSSLSPMQKYLALVIGRGSWLTLMKYEVIILLCSTIPGALGLVLRKALYPRLLKKCGRNVVFGANIVLRHPKKIIIGDNVVIDDNCLLDAKGDTNAGIVIGSGVFIGRNTILHCKNGDIILGDDVNIGFNCDIASSDRVEIGRKVLVAAYSYIVGGGHDFSRSDTSVMDQKRTAKGIFIASEAWIGAGVIVQDGCNIGEGTIVGAGAVVTESLPEKVVAVGLPARVLRARDSGGV; encoded by the coding sequence ATGTCAGAACAACATGAAATCTTGGATATCCAGCAGCAGTTGGTGAAAAGCAGTTTGTCGCCGATGCAGAAGTATCTGGCACTGGTTATTGGGCGGGGGAGCTGGTTAACGTTGATGAAGTATGAAGTCATCATTCTCTTATGCTCTACGATTCCCGGTGCTTTGGGGCTGGTATTGCGCAAAGCGCTTTATCCGCGGCTACTTAAGAAATGCGGGCGGAACGTGGTTTTTGGGGCGAATATTGTTTTACGGCACCCTAAAAAGATTATTATTGGAGATAACGTGGTGATTGATGATAACTGCCTGCTTGATGCAAAGGGTGACACCAACGCAGGGATTGTGATCGGGTCGGGCGTATTTATCGGGCGTAATACCATCCTGCACTGCAAGAATGGCGATATTATTCTTGGTGACGATGTGAATATTGGTTTTAACTGCGATATTGCCTCGTCCGACAGGGTTGAGATTGGGCGCAAGGTTTTGGTTGCGGCCTATAGTTATATTGTGGGAGGGGGGCACGATTTTTCGCGATCCGACACCTCTGTGATGGACCAGAAGCGGACGGCCAAGGGAATCTTTATCGCTTCTGAGGCGTGGATCGGCGCTGGGGTGATTGTTCAGGATGGGTGCAATATTGGGGAAGGAACGATTGTGGGCGCGGGTGCCGTGGTGACGGAAAGTCTGCCAGAAAAAGTGGTGGCGGTAGGACTGCCAGCCAGAGTTTTGCGAGCTCGTGATAGCGGGGGGGTGTAA
- a CDS encoding YajD family HNH nuclease: MKSERHVQLHNELKREMEARQAGYRMRALKLFPHVCGRCGREFEGKRMRELTVHHKDFNHDNNPPNGSNWELLCIYCHDDEHAPDSLRSMGDGPSTVSTMKPSPIVNPFEGLDKLIK, from the coding sequence ATGAAATCGGAGAGACATGTTCAGTTACACAATGAATTGAAGCGTGAGATGGAGGCCCGGCAGGCGGGGTATAGGATGCGCGCGCTGAAACTATTTCCGCATGTTTGTGGTCGTTGCGGCCGTGAATTTGAAGGTAAACGGATGCGCGAACTGACGGTTCATCACAAAGATTTCAATCATGACAATAATCCGCCCAATGGGAGTAACTGGGAGCTGCTCTGTATTTACTGTCATGACGATGAACATGCTCCGGATAGCCTACGTTCCATGGGGGATGGACCTTCGACAGTGTCAACCATGAAGCCGTCGCCCATTGTCAATCCCTTTGAGGGGCTGGACAAGCTCATCAAGTAG
- a CDS encoding NrpR regulatory domain-containing protein, whose amino-acid sequence MTKKEKTRLAILKILNDTSHPIGAAKIQGALLSSGLEVQPRTIRFHLLALDASGLTTQVSRRTGRLITDKGREELSRANIVNKVGVVASRVDNLSYRMSFRPSLKAGTVVINISLIQPEHLSRALNEMKLAFRHNFAISPRIIIAQPGEPIAGTIAPKNYISIGTVCSVTVSGALLHEGIPVKARFSGLIEVKNRIPIRFVELIEYGGTTLDPLEIFIQANMTRVRDVILTGNGILCAGFREIPTAALDDVKEIARKMRNMGLGGIVELGQPNQAVLGVPVSEGHAGLIVYGGLNPIALLRESGIPVVIKSMAGLENFCALKTIEEYQRKK is encoded by the coding sequence ATGACGAAAAAAGAAAAGACCCGCTTGGCAATCCTGAAGATTTTGAACGATACCTCTCATCCGATTGGGGCGGCAAAAATTCAGGGAGCCCTTTTGTCCTCCGGCCTGGAGGTTCAACCTAGAACTATCCGTTTCCATCTCCTCGCCCTGGATGCATCGGGCCTCACAACCCAGGTGAGCCGTCGGACAGGGCGGCTAATTACTGACAAGGGGCGCGAAGAGTTGTCGCGCGCCAATATTGTCAACAAAGTCGGAGTTGTCGCATCCCGAGTAGACAATCTCTCCTACAGGATGTCATTTCGCCCCTCTTTGAAAGCCGGAACGGTAGTGATCAACATTTCGCTAATTCAACCGGAACATCTTTCCCGCGCCCTGAATGAGATGAAACTGGCCTTCCGTCACAACTTCGCCATCAGTCCCCGCATCATTATTGCCCAGCCAGGCGAGCCCATTGCCGGCACAATCGCTCCCAAAAACTACATTTCTATCGGAACCGTTTGCAGTGTAACGGTGAGCGGGGCCCTTTTGCACGAAGGGATCCCGGTTAAGGCACGGTTCAGCGGCTTAATCGAAGTTAAGAACCGGATTCCAATCCGATTCGTTGAACTTATCGAATACGGCGGTACCACACTTGATCCTCTGGAGATTTTCATCCAGGCCAACATGACTCGCGTCCGGGACGTGATCCTTACCGGTAATGGCATCCTTTGTGCCGGATTTCGTGAAATCCCCACTGCCGCATTGGATGATGTGAAAGAAATCGCACGTAAAATGCGCAACATGGGGCTGGGAGGGATTGTGGAACTGGGGCAGCCCAATCAGGCAGTACTGGGCGTCCCTGTCTCTGAAGGGCATGCGGGGCTCATTGTCTACGGAGGTTTAAACCCCATCGCACTCCTGCGCGAATCAGGCATCCCCGTTGTTATCAAATCCATGGCCGGGCTTGAAAATTTTTGCGCCCTCAAGACGATTGAAGAGTATCAACGCAAAAAGTAG